One segment of Streptomyces sp. NA02950 DNA contains the following:
- the murJ gene encoding murein biosynthesis integral membrane protein MurJ, giving the protein MRSSLLMALGTMVSRATGLIRQVLQAAALGTGLLASTYNTANTVPMSLYTLLIGGALNSVLVPQLVRARAEQPDGGRAYEQRLVTLVLCVLGAGTLLSVWAAPEIVSLYRDDSPHTHAAFELTVVFARFLLPQIFFYGVYFMMGQILNARGKFGAMMWTPVLNNVILIAMFGWYVGLLTVPGRVEDITGAQVRLLGIGTTIGIALQALALVPYVRAAGFRFRPRFDWRGTGLRKSLVAARWTLMLVVANLVALTVVTNFANAADQRLPTSGVGYSAYSYAQTIWLLPQSIVTVSLVTALLPRMSLAVAEHRLDDVRHDLSRALRTSGVVIVPAAFFFLAFGPQIAQLLFAQGSADAATALPLGQMLQAFGLGLIPYSAQYLLLRGFYAFEDTRTPFWMAVWISGVNIALAVACHLLLPARWSVTGMAAGYAVSYAVGLLFTALRLRRRLEGRLDGKRLCRTYGKLTAAAVAAAGLGWLVARGCSTAVGSPAWAPVLGLAGGCVTMALLFVVLARVLRIGELRSLPGLG; this is encoded by the coding sequence ATGCGGTCGTCCCTGCTGATGGCACTCGGCACGATGGTGTCCCGGGCCACGGGGCTGATCCGGCAGGTGCTCCAGGCCGCCGCGCTCGGCACCGGCCTGCTGGCCAGTACGTACAACACCGCCAACACCGTGCCGATGAGCCTGTACACCCTGCTGATCGGCGGCGCCCTCAACTCCGTACTGGTGCCCCAGCTGGTGCGTGCCCGCGCCGAACAGCCCGACGGCGGCCGGGCGTATGAGCAGCGCCTGGTCACGCTGGTGCTCTGTGTGCTCGGTGCCGGCACCCTGCTCTCCGTATGGGCCGCCCCGGAGATCGTCAGCCTCTACCGGGACGACTCACCGCACACCCATGCCGCCTTCGAGCTGACCGTGGTCTTCGCCCGCTTCCTGCTGCCCCAGATCTTCTTCTACGGCGTGTACTTCATGATGGGCCAAATCCTCAACGCCCGGGGCAAGTTCGGGGCGATGATGTGGACCCCGGTGCTCAACAACGTCATTCTGATCGCCATGTTCGGGTGGTACGTCGGACTGCTGACCGTGCCCGGGCGGGTGGAGGACATCACCGGGGCACAGGTGCGGCTGCTGGGGATCGGCACCACCATCGGCATCGCGCTCCAGGCCCTCGCGCTCGTGCCGTACGTCCGTGCCGCGGGCTTCCGCTTCCGGCCGCGCTTCGACTGGCGCGGCACGGGGCTGCGCAAGAGCCTCGTGGCGGCCCGCTGGACCCTGATGCTCGTGGTGGCCAACCTGGTGGCGCTGACGGTGGTGACCAACTTCGCCAACGCGGCCGACCAGCGGCTGCCCACCTCCGGGGTGGGCTACTCCGCGTACTCCTACGCCCAGACCATATGGCTGCTGCCGCAGTCGATCGTCACGGTCTCGCTGGTCACGGCACTGCTGCCACGGATGAGCCTGGCGGTGGCCGAACACCGGCTGGACGATGTGCGCCACGACCTCTCCCGTGCGCTGCGGACCAGTGGTGTGGTGATCGTGCCCGCCGCGTTCTTCTTCCTGGCCTTCGGTCCGCAGATCGCCCAACTGCTGTTCGCGCAGGGGTCCGCGGACGCCGCCACCGCCCTGCCGCTGGGCCAGATGCTCCAGGCGTTCGGCCTCGGTCTGATTCCGTATTCCGCCCAGTATCTGCTGCTCCGCGGCTTCTACGCCTTCGAGGACACCCGCACTCCGTTCTGGATGGCGGTGTGGATCAGCGGGGTGAACATCGCCCTGGCCGTCGCATGCCATCTGCTGCTCCCGGCGCGCTGGTCGGTCACCGGTATGGCCGCGGGCTACGCCGTGTCGTACGCGGTGGGGCTGCTGTTCACCGCGCTGCGGCTGCGGCGCCGGCTGGAAGGGCGGCTGGACGGCAAACGGCTGTGCCGCACTTACGGCAAGCTGACCGCCGCCGCGGTGGCGGCCGCCGGGCTCGGCTGGCTGGTGGCCCGCGGCTGCTCCACCGCCGTGGGTTCCCCGGCCTGGGCTCCGGTACTGGGTCTGGCCGGAGGGTGCGTCACCATGGCGCTGCTCTTCGTCGTGCTCGCCCGGGTGCTGCGGATCGGCGAACTGCGGAGCCTGCCGGGGCTCGGCTGA
- a CDS encoding general stress protein, whose protein sequence is MTQQPPSAVVDRPVVGSYATYAGAQRAVDFLADSKFPVERTAIIGSDLRMVETVLGRLTRGRAALAGVGAGAWFGLLIGLLLSVFAAGGHNVIVLIISGIVYGAVFGAIFGFVGHALSGGHRDFASRSQIVAARYDVVADAEVAEEAKNMLIKLGWRED, encoded by the coding sequence ATGACCCAGCAACCACCGTCGGCGGTGGTCGACCGTCCGGTCGTCGGCTCGTACGCGACCTACGCCGGAGCCCAGCGTGCGGTCGACTTCCTGGCGGACAGCAAATTCCCGGTGGAGCGCACGGCGATCATCGGCTCGGATCTGCGCATGGTCGAAACGGTGCTCGGGCGGCTCACCCGTGGCCGTGCGGCACTGGCAGGTGTCGGTGCCGGTGCCTGGTTCGGTCTGCTGATCGGGCTGCTTCTGTCGGTGTTCGCGGCCGGTGGTCACAACGTGATCGTGCTGATCATCAGCGGTATCGTCTACGGCGCGGTGTTCGGAGCGATCTTCGGCTTCGTGGGTCACGCCCTGAGCGGGGGACACCGCGATTTCGCCTCGCGCAGCCAGATCGTGGCGGCCCGGTACGACGTGGTCGCGGATGCCGAGGTCGCCGAAGAGGCGAAGAACATGCTGATCAAACTCGGCTGGCGGGAGGACTGA